From Paucidesulfovibrio gracilis DSM 16080, a single genomic window includes:
- a CDS encoding cache domain-containing protein has product MNNTKPKLTLLWVALPVGSVALLFFIIVFGFILPDTRNFLLDQKRADLRNLVMSAHGVLASQYELVQRGMVTEEQAQQRAAQIIESMRFGKDGKNYFWINDLTPRMIMHPWRPELNGQDLTDYTDRHGVHVFQEFVGVVGETGRGFVEYEWQWNDESDYIAPKMSYVELFEPWGWIVGAGVYLSDVRREMDKRSGVLWGIGIGGVVLISFGLGLVVRQSHLADRRMWQHYETMRVVFDQSFQFMALLDTQGRVVEVNKTALEVYGLAKSEVVGGFFWETAWWEGVKDEQQRLRKYVLLAAQGRGLCWRTSHATFDGGTLDIYVSLKPARDVRGGVFGVIAEGQDVTAQMRAFEDRRRTLVQMEERNEELERVAAVIAHDLRNPVVTIKGFTGVLRQALQDGDTQNARLALGRVDQAGDRINRLLRDLGLLFRVDRQPPHYEWVSMEKLTRGIIHEYAEQNPLWRDIVLIEAPLPDVWADAERLRQVLVQLLENAFRFALPATFPRIEVGGRARNSEYAFYVRDHGKGINSAYLERIFDIFEQLVPDKRGTGMGLTLVRRIIQQHGGRVWAESDGENQGSTIWFTLPRKVGTPSTMENV; this is encoded by the coding sequence ATGAACAACACCAAGCCGAAGCTGACGTTGCTTTGGGTGGCGCTTCCCGTGGGAAGTGTGGCGTTGCTGTTTTTCATAATCGTTTTTGGTTTTATCTTGCCTGACACCCGTAATTTTCTTTTGGATCAAAAACGTGCTGATTTGCGAAATCTGGTGATGTCCGCGCATGGGGTACTTGCCTCACAGTATGAGCTTGTGCAGCGTGGCATGGTTACCGAAGAACAAGCACAGCAACGGGCCGCACAGATTATTGAATCAATGCGATTCGGGAAGGACGGTAAAAATTATTTTTGGATTAACGATCTGACCCCGCGAATGATCATGCATCCATGGCGACCCGAGTTGAATGGCCAGGATCTGACCGACTATACGGATCGGCACGGTGTGCATGTTTTCCAAGAGTTTGTTGGTGTGGTTGGCGAGACGGGGCGTGGATTCGTGGAATATGAGTGGCAGTGGAACGATGAGTCGGATTATATCGCGCCCAAGATGTCCTATGTCGAATTGTTTGAACCGTGGGGCTGGATTGTGGGGGCTGGCGTGTATCTTTCCGATGTACGCAGAGAGATGGACAAGCGAAGCGGTGTGCTTTGGGGAATTGGAATTGGTGGCGTTGTTTTGATTTCTTTCGGGCTTGGTCTGGTTGTCCGTCAATCGCACCTTGCTGATAGGCGGATGTGGCAACATTATGAAACCATGCGGGTGGTTTTTGATCAGAGTTTCCAATTCATGGCATTGCTGGACACTCAGGGCCGAGTTGTCGAGGTGAATAAAACCGCGTTGGAAGTATACGGTCTCGCCAAGTCGGAGGTTGTGGGCGGCTTTTTCTGGGAGACGGCATGGTGGGAGGGGGTCAAGGATGAACAGCAAAGACTGCGCAAATATGTTTTGCTGGCGGCACAGGGGCGGGGGCTGTGTTGGCGGACATCCCATGCCACGTTTGATGGCGGTACACTTGATATTTATGTTTCCTTAAAACCCGCCAGGGACGTTCGTGGAGGGGTCTTCGGGGTGATAGCTGAAGGACAGGACGTCACTGCGCAGATGCGGGCATTTGAAGACCGTCGCAGGACATTGGTTCAAATGGAGGAGCGCAACGAGGAGCTGGAGCGCGTGGCAGCCGTGATAGCACATGATCTCAGGAATCCCGTTGTGACGATCAAGGGCTTTACCGGTGTGCTGCGTCAAGCTTTGCAGGATGGGGACACCCAGAACGCCAGGCTCGCGTTGGGACGGGTGGATCAGGCTGGAGACCGTATCAACAGACTGCTTCGGGATCTGGGGTTGTTGTTTCGAGTGGATCGGCAACCTCCGCATTACGAGTGGGTTTCCATGGAGAAACTGACTCGCGGGATCATTCATGAGTATGCGGAACAGAATCCTCTTTGGCGCGATATTGTGCTGATTGAGGCTCCCCTTCCCGATGTTTGGGCAGATGCGGAGCGTCTGCGTCAGGTTTTGGTGCAGCTCTTGGAAAACGCGTTCCGGTTTGCATTGCCCGCGACTTTTCCACGTATCGAAGTGGGGGGCAGGGCAAGGAATTCGGAGTACGCGTTTTATGTTCGTGACCACGGGAAAGGCATTAACTCCGCTTATTTGGAGCGTATTTTTGATATTTTTGAACAGCTTGTCCCCGATAAGCGCGGCACCGGAATGGGGTTGACCCTGGTTCGTCGCATTATTCAACAACATGGGGGCCGTG
- a CDS encoding MetS family NSS transporter small subunit yields MSTVAIVMMVFGLGLTWGGAAACLRRAIRR; encoded by the coding sequence ATGAGTACCGTTGCAATCGTCATGATGGTTTTCGGCTTGGGGCTGACTTGGGGCGGAGCCGCCGCATGTCTGCGTCGGGCCATACGTCGATAA